The sequence ACGGATTTGATAGAATTCCAGTTGTTTATCTTCAGCAAGATGTGCCAGAGTGGGAAGATGTAAAAACAATCATTGATCGCTTTGAGGTTGCGCTTTCAAAACTTGGTGGCTCGAATGATTATGCAGGTTATCCTTTGCTAAAGTTATACGGAGAACTTGTTAATATGCCCGACCGAAATGATGATGGGAAAACCCTTCGGTTCCCAATGAAAGAAGTTGACGATACAAGTGGAAAAACTATTCATGGCGATGCTGAATTCTTAACAGCTAATAACGCAGCCGAATCTGTTAAGTTGGAATTAGAGAAATTGTACTCCTTAATTCTCGCGATGAGTTCAACTCCCGACATCGCTTTCGATAATTTAAAAGGATTAGGATCAATGTCTGGAGTTGCCTTAAAGCTTATGTTTTTAGATGCAATAATCAAAGCAAAGATGAATGAAGGCGATAACAGAACGATGATAGAACGTTGTTTAAATATCATTGCTTCTGGAATTAAAAGCACTGTAAGTACCAAGTTATCAAAACAAGAGTTACTAATCTCTGTTCAATTTAATTCAATCCTTCCAAATGATTTAAAAGAGGCTGTTGAAATTGCAACAACTGCAGTTCAAGGAGGCGTAATGAGTAAAGAAACTGCTATTAACTACTTGGATATGGTAGAGGATAAAAAAAACGAAATTCAATCTATAACAAATCAAAATAAATTAGACAATAAAGCTGGTCAATAACTCGACCAGCTTTTTTTTTGCCCCAAAGCCACTCTCACTTAAATTAGATACAAATCATAATTAACATAACAGTATCTAATATGAATAAAAAACAAATGATTATAGGTAGACTTAAGGTATTATTCCCTAAGGCTAACTTCTCTCAAAAAAGGATAGACGCTATAGTGGCTAAACTTGAACCAAAAGTTGCAGACGATGCAGACGAAACAGCTATTGACGATGTGATTAATCAAGCTAATGATTTTATGGACTTTGAGGCTTTAGCTAAAGAGGACGACAGAATCAGAACTTTAGAAGCTAATCAAAAGAAACCAGCTGGAGAAGAAACTCCAAATCCAAATCCAAAACCTGACGAAGAAACGCCAGCTTGGGCTAAGGCTATGATGGAAAAGATGGAAAACATCGAAAAAGGCGAAATCACAAAATCAAAAGCGAATACTGTTGCCGAGCTATTCTCTAAATCGGAAGTATTGAAAAGTCTTCCCGAAAATCAAAAACAATCTTGGATGAAACGTGTGAATTTAGAAGCTGAGGATTTAGCTTCTGAAATTTCTTCACTTGAAACGGAATACACAGAATTAAAACAGTCGATTGTTGATTCAAGTGATTATGCAGGTGCACCATTTAAAAAGACAGAAGGGGGTAATTCAGTATCGGATGCGGATTTAGATGCTGTTATGGGAAATTTATAAATCTAAAAACAAGAAAATGTCAGTAGTAGGATCATTAAACAATCAAAAACAAAGTTTCGATTCGGGTAACGATACAATCGTTGTTCCTAAAGTTTTAGAAACAGTAATTGGAGGTCGCACATTGGACACGACCGATTACGCTCCAGAGGTTATACCTGCTGGGCATGTTGTAATCAAAGAAGATGCAACAGGAAACCACAAGCCAATGCCTGTAAATGGTGTGGCTTACGCATCTATGCCAGCTAATCATACTGTAGTAGGGGTAGTTATTTCCACTGTAGACACAAAGAAACCATTTGTTGGTATTTGTGTTAGAGGTACAGTAAATGAGGCAGCGTCTTTATACCCGCCAACATCGGCAATCAAATCGGCATTGCCATTAATTCGTTTCATTAAAGAATAATCAGTAAATGGAAAAATCAATTTTTATACATCTAAAAGACTGGTTCGGTAGAATCGTTGGGAGATTATCTGTTTTTACTAACGGAAAATTAGAAAATGAAGAGCAAGAATATCTTCATAAAAGAATGCTTTCGGAGGAGCACTCTGCGGACTTAAAATGGGGAAGTTCAACTTATAACGGGTCGATTGTAAAAGCCGATATCGTGGCTATGGATTCGGAACTTGCATTGAAAAAACAAGATTCTTTATCAACCGCATCTGGAGATATTCCAAAGCAAGGTATGATGTTTAAGCTTACAGAAAAGCAATTATCCGATATCGATACTATGATTGCCAAAGGGTTTGAAATGGTTAATATCGTGAAAAAGGTTTTTGAACAAGTTAAAAAATCAATACTGGGTATTCATGAAAACAATGAATATATGTTTTTACAAGCTCTATCAACAGGGCAAACTTTATTAGAGGATAAAGATAACGTTGGTTTAGGTATTCGAGTTGACTTCGGTTTTCAGGATAAGCGTAAACATAACGCCTCGAAGCCTTGGAGTGATCCAACAGCCAAAGTTGTTGACGATATCAATAGAGTTTTAAAAGCTGCTAAGTCTGAAGGGATTTCTTACAAGGTTATTATGTTAGATGATACCACATTGGGTTATTTACGTGAAAATGAACAAGTAAAAAATCATTTTGCATTTGTTAAGGGTATTGTTGCTGAGGGAGGAGTTGTTCCAACTTTAAGTGAAGAACAGTTGATGAATTTTATTTCTTTAAACTTTAAATTAAAGGTGATTATTGTTGATCGTACGGTTATTTCAGAGAAAAATGGAATAAGAACTATTTTAACTCCTTGGGAATCTGGAATCATTACATTCCTACAAAGTGAAAAAGTTGGGCGTTTAGTTTATGGAACTCTAGCGGAAGAAACTCGTAAAAATCCGTCAATATCATATCAAAAGGCCGGGGCTTATATCATGGTCAAAAAATGGTCTGAGAATAAACCCTTTTCAGAGTGGACTTCATCGGAGGCTTTGTGTTTGCCGGTAATTGATAACGGGGCATTCATCTCATTACTTGATACTAAGATTGCCAATGTTGAGGATACTCAAACAGAAGGCGATGCAAATTTCGCTTATGATGGTAAAAATTATACTAAAGCTTCGGTAGTTGCTGCAATTAAAATCGTAAACCCAACTTCTACGGTAACTGTTGCGACTAAGGATTCAGCATTAGCAACAATCATCAATAAATTCAACGAAGAACAAATTGCAGTATTTGAGGCAAACATAACTTTAGCAACATAATGTATTCTGAAAGTAGCATAGTATTAATAAGTAAAAGAGTTGGTTGGAGTATTCCAACTGACTCTTTATCTTCTGTTGAAATTTCAGAAGAAAACCAAACTGCTACTTCTGGAAGGTATGTGAACTCTTTTCACCAATTAGCTAACTTAGAAAACATCTTTTTTACAATCAATGAAAATCAGACTGGAGAAGAAACATTTAATATTTTTCTTGAAGCAATGCGAAAACAAGCTGCGATTGAAGTCTTAAACAAAATTCTTGACCAACATGAAGATTACGATTTTGAAAAGGATTATGATTCAATCGTTAATAAATATCAATCGTTATTTGATGAGCCATTAGGTTATTTATTAGCAATAAAAGCTATTGAATTGTTTGTTAGTTCTAATCGAAGTAATGCTGTTGAACGCAATTCAAAACTTAGTTTTCAAATGCTTAAAGTGGAACTGGAAGGTGTTCGAAACGACAACGGACATTTAATTTCAGAGGGCTTAAATTCAAAGTTTCATACTTCGATTAAAAAGGCTCAAAAGAAAATATTTCCTAGACAAATTCAAATAATAAGTGATAAAGTATGGTAGAATATGGAATTGATATTGAAATTGAAAAGATTCGAAAACATCTTTTAAAACACTTGAATTGGTTAGGTGTTGAAATGTTTGGAAGAGCTTATAAAAATGTTTCAAAAGACGGAAAATTAATTCCAGAAGTTTACATCGGAAAAGGAGAATATAGGGAAGTTCTTACTAATGATTTAAAATCAGTTACTGTTTTCTTCATAGATTCTGATAAGCATACCAAAGTGAATTCGCTTGAAATGCAAACCGATTTAACCGTTTTTTTCATTGTTGATTTAGTTAAGCTTAAAGGAAATAACCATTCAAGATTAGATGCATTGGTTCAACAAGAGGTACTATCAACATTAAAACAAACTACTCAATTTGAAATTTCAGAGCTTTCAAAAGGTTTAGATACCTTGAAAGAATTTGATACTTCAAAAATTAAATTAAGTGATATGCAACCCTATCACGTTTTTTCGATTACAGGTAAAATAAAATATAAAATTAATAATTGTTAAGCATGAACAGACCATACGTGGAGTGTCACGAAAACAAAACAGGCTTTAGAAATACTGGAGCTAAAAAGCAATGTGTGTTAGGTAAAACTGTAAAGTTTGCATTTGGTATTCCAGGATTCAAATTTGCTTCTATTGAAGATGCAAAAGACGAAACAAAATGGAATGAAGCAATCGCACAAAAGAAAATATTTCCATTGTTTGATGCGGAAGAATATGCCGTTGCAGATACAGAACCAACTTATTGGGAAGGAGAAAACACAAGAATTGAAACATCAAAAGGCAAAAAGATTCGAACATTCCGTTCAATTTTAAGCTTATGTTCCTACTTTGCTTTAAAATCATTTGATGGGCAAGAAGGACAGATTTTTGAGTTTACAAATGATCCTGGTGTAAAAGGAATTGTAAATGAAGATGGAACAGTTAAAGGGCAAACAGCGACATTAAATGTAGGGCGTTTACAAGATTCAACAGGCGATATGCCACAAAATGCTGTAGTGACAGTTAACTACAAGGATTTTAACGAAAGAGAAAATTCAGGTGCCGATTTAAAAACGGATTGGTCCCATTTAGAATTGTTCGGAATCTTTGATGCACATTTAGAATTAGTTTCTGCTTCTGCAACTCAAATAAAAGTAAAAGTTAGAACAGGTTGCGGTGCCGGGGATGAATTGATTACTACTTTACAAAGTGGAGATTTAGAAGTTAGAAGTGCTGCTGGAGCTTTAGTTACAACAACCTTTGTAGAAGCAGATTCACAAGGAATTTACACTTTGACGGGAACTGCATTTGCAACAAATCATACGGTTGCTTTAGCGGGAGTTGTGTCTATTGATAATCAACATTACGAAAGTCCAGAACCTTTAAAAGTTACCATTTCCTAATGCGTAAGTACAAAGGGATAACATTTGCAGAGGGCATTACCATGTCCTTTGCAGATTTTAAAGAGCAATATTCCGATTTAGAAATCTTTAAAAATATCCCAGAAGAAAACAGAGAATCGGAGTTAAAGAAAGCTTATAAGATTGCAACTCATGGCAACATTAAAACAAGCGTTAAACCTAGCGAAGAAACTAGAAACAAGTAAAATTGAATCTCTGCTATTTAGAATCATCAAGCAACTTCAAAAAGAAATCATTCAAAAAAATCAAGAGCAATTAGGCGCTGGAAAAGATGTTTATAATAAAACCATTGGACTTTATTCCAAAGCTACAGAAGCTATCACCACTCATGATTATTTCACAGGTAAACGGAAGGATATTAAAAAAGCCGGTACACCTTATACAGCTCAAGATACTGGGGATTTCTTTAAAGGTTTTTACTTAGATATTCAAGGCGATGCTTTTAGGATTTTTTCAAAGGACCCAAAAACACACGAGATTTTAGATTCTTGGGGTAGTGAGTCAATTTTCGGACTTTCCGATAATGATTTAAGGGAGATTGTAACAAAGGACATTCTCCCTTTTTTATTAAAAAACATTAGAAATATTTTAGAATTATGATACACGATACATTAGATTATCTTCCAGTTAAAACATTCTTTAAAATACAACAAACAGGAAATTTTAAGCTATTAGCAACAGCAGAAGAAAATATTTCTGAAAAAGATTTAGAAGTTCTATTTGATAAATTGTCAGATGAATTTCAAGAATTAAATGCTGAAGATAATTCAGTAAGAAATTTTATGCTTTTAAAGGAAATTTCACATTTAGAAGCGAAGTTAAAAACTGCCATGTGCGGAATTGAAATATTAAGATTTGAAGCAAATAATTCTGTTATGATTGCCTTATGTGAATTATTAAATCTGAACATAAGAACAAATCGAACAGATTACTACTATAAGGATTTAGACAGAGCTGAAAGTAAAGCTAGATTGATTAATAAATCCATTGAAAAGCTTCGTGACCAACTACCTAAGAAAGACCAAACTAAATCCGACTCTATAGATGATACACTTGCTGCAATTTCAATGATAACAGGAGTTTCATTTGATTTTAATATGCTTAGTTGCACAGCTTACGCTGCATTAATTAAACAAACCAAGCAAAAGGTTAAAGCTCAAGAAGAAAGTTTAAATAAATTAAAAAACAAGTAGTATGGCATCGGGTGACGGAGTAATTACAAGAAAAGACATTATTACCGATGAGGCTTTAGCTTTTGGTAAAGAATATCGTAAAAATGTAGATGAAGCTATAAAGGCTAATGATGAATTAATTAATCAATTTAAAACTTTATTAAAAATCACCACTGAATATCGTAAGGCTCAAAATACAGGTGATTACAGAGAACAAAAAGCTAAAGAACAAAAAGTAAATCAAGATATATTAAACTTGATTAAAGAAATGGAGCAAGCAGAAAGAGCTCTTGAACGCATAAAACAAGAAAAACTTCGTACAGAAAAAGAAATGTACAAAGTGGCTCAGGAAAACGTTAGGCTGTCAAAAATGCAAAATCAAGCTCAAAGACAAAATAAAACTCTGACAATGGAAGAGCGCGTACAACGTCAACTTGCAAACAAAGCTGAAAAGGAAGCTGTTCTCTCTAAAATGGGATTAATCGGGGCTTATCAAAAATTAAATGCACAACGTACAGAGGCAAAAAAGAAACTTCTAGATTTAATTGCTTCTGAAAAAGCTTCTACTTCAGAAATTAAAAAAGCACAACGTGAGTTTGATGTTCTTGATAAGAAAGTTCGTAAAGCTGATCAAGCTGTAGGTGACTTTACAAAGAATGTAGGTAATTATAAATCTGCAGTTGATGGTATAGGAAATTTAACGAGACAATTAGCTGGAGCTTTTGGTTGGGCTGGAGCTATAGCGGGTGCCGCAATGTTAATGAAATCGTTTAAAGATGTGATTTTTGATTTCGATGATGGATTATTAAACGTTTCAAAAACAACAGGTATAGCAGATGAAGAATTAAAAAATCTGGGTGTAAATATTCGCTTACTATCACAAGAACTAAAGGTTGTTCCGATTAATAAACTATTAGAATATGCAACAGTAGCTGGTCAACTAGGTGTAAAAGGGTCTAATAACATTATGATGTTTACTGAATCTTTAGCAAAACTTGAAACAGCATCAAATATTACAGGAGAAGAAGGAGGTGCTGAAATAGCACGAATGCTGACATTAATTGATGGCGGAGTTCAGAATGTTAAAGATTTTGGAGATGAAATTGTTCATTTAGGAAACAATTTCGCAGCGACTGAAAAAGAGATTCTTTCTAATGCTACTTCTATTGCTCAAAACGTTTCTGTGTACAAGACAGGACGACAAGAAGTATTGGCTTTTGGTACAGCTACAAAAGCTGTAGGAATAGAATCTGAACTTGCTGGTTCTAAGATAGGTAAAGCAATGAAATTTCTAGAAGCTAGCATTCGTACAGGTGAAAACATTTCTGCTGTAATGCAATTAACAGGAATGTCAGTTGATGAATTAAAAGTAAAATTCAAAGAAGATTCAGGAGGTGTTTTATTCAAATTTATTGAAGGATTAAACGGTATTGATAAAGCTGGGGGGTCTGTTATTGGAACATTAAATGAGCTAGGTATTAAAGAAGAACGTCAAGAACGAGTTCTTTCTTCTCTAGCAACTGGAGGTTTCGAAACTTTAAAACGTGCAATGTACGATGTTAAAGATGCAGCTGGAGCAATGACAGAAGAGTTTGAAACTGCTAGTAGTAAGCTTAAGAACGAAGTGAGTAAAATGGAAGTAGCTTGGGATAATTTCATTTTAGCAATTAATACAAGTGATAATTCAATTGGTAATTTTACAAGAATTTTTTTAAATAGTATAACTTCTATGATTGAAGGCATTACTAGGTTATCTGATTCTTGGAGCGCGATATGGGAGCAATCTTATCAAAAATCTTATGACTTCGCACAAGAATCTGCCAAACTAAATTATACAGATTTTGACAAATTTTCAAATCAAAGAAGAAAGGCAATGTTAGATCGACAAAAATTTGCAAAAGATGAGCAAAACATTTTAAAATCAATTCTAAAAGATGAACAAAAGCTAGAAGAATTAAATAAAAGAAATTGGGCGTCTAAAACTTTAGATGCAGGAATGGCTGTTGACGCAGTAAGTTTAAGAATAGAAGAGTCTAAAAAATCATTAGCTGATGTTAAAGGTAGAATAGATACAATTGATAAAATGTTCGCCGATTTTAAAAATCGTAAAAAAAATAATAACAAAGAAACTACAATAACTGGACTAACTCCGGAAGAAACTGAAGCAGAAAGAAAAAAACGCGAAACTGCCGAAAAAAAAGCTCAAAAGGAAGCTGAAAAAAGAGAAGACGAACGATTGAAAAAATTAAAAGAATCTTACGAAGCTGAAATTGATTTAAAAGTTTGGAAAGCTGATAGTTTAGCAGAAATATACAAAGCTGAATCTATTAATGAAAAAAGCACTCAAGATGAAAGATATAACGCTTTGATTGCTTCACATAAAGCAGAAGAAGAATCTTTAAAGCTTAATGTCGAAAAGCAATTAACTCTTTCGCGCTCATTTCAAAAAGGTAAAGAAGCATTTGTAAAAGATGATTTAAACTACTTAATGTCTCGAAAAGAAGTATTAGAAGGAGTTAATACATTGACTAATGAAGAACTTTTAATTTTAGAAAAATTCTATGCTGCACAAGAAAAGCTTAGAAAGAATAATCAAAAAGGTTTAGAAGATAATGCAGAATTTGAAGCTAAAATAATTGCAGCTAATACTGCCGCTATAATATCAGGAAATGACATAAATAGACTTAAAGAGCTAACGAAAGTTGAAGAAGATTTTAAAAAATTATCTTTTAAAAACAATGAGGAAAGAGTAAAAGCAAACGAGAAGAGAGAACGTGATATTTTAGAAATAAATAGAAAATATGACAAAATAAATACAGAGGATCAAATCAAACAAATGATTCAAACTCTTGAAATTTTAGGTATTGAAAATGAAAAAACAATTGAGCTTAAAAAGAAATTAGCAGATCTTCAAAATCAATTGGTTAAAAATGAAAACGATAACACAAACGATGATGAACTAGAAAAAATAAAAAAGCAAAAAGAAGCTATAGAAAAACTAAGAGAATCTTTAAGTGAATTTTCAAATGGATTTGCTGAAACAATGGGAATGAACGGAAAAGTAGTTGAAGATTTTATAATGGTTGCTTTTGATAGTTTCCAATCTCTTGAAGATAAAATTAAAGCTACGTTTATGTTTATGAAAGAGTTTACTAATTCTATATTTCAGCAACGAATTGATGAAATACAATACGAAATAGATTTAACTCAAGAAAAGCACGATAAAGAGCTTGAAAACTTCACAGGAACAGAATATCAAAAAGAAGCTTTAAGAGTTAAACAAGATGCTGAAATACAAAAATTAGAGGAAAAAAAACGAAAAGAGCGAACTAAACAAGCTAATGCAGAGAAAGCTTTTAATATTGCTCAGGCAGTTTGGAATACCGCAGCCGCAATCATGCAAGCTTATGCTCAATTAGGTCCAATTGGTGGAACAATAGCTGCTGTTTTGGTTGGTACTCTTGGCGCAGTTCAAATCAATCAAATTAAAAATCAGCCAATACCAAAATACAAAACTGGTCGTAAAGGCGGTAAAGAAGAAATTGCAATTGTTGGAGACGGTGGAGTTCATGAGGTCATTGAGCATAAGGATGGCTCTGTGGAGCTTACACCAAAACGAGATACGCTTGTAAAACTATTAGAAGGTGACACCGTTCACGCTTCTTTAGATTTGTATCGAAAATCAAGACGAAACAAAATCAATAATGATATTTATAAAGATAAATTGACTTTCGATTCTTATCATTCGTTAGTTGCAAATGATTATTCTAGCTTGGAAAAGGAAATAATTGTTTTACAGGAAATTCTTAAAAGAAAAAACATGTCTCCAGTTGTAAATGTTCCAAAAGTGGATTTTGCTCATCAGCTATGGCTTGAAAAACAAAAGAACTGGTAAAAGAAAACCACCCGATTGGGTGGTTTTTTGTTATTTCATTTTTACAAACTTTTGAGTCATATCCATTGAATAATTAACCCCTTCCTCGATCTCCTCTTGAGAAATATTTAGATGTAAATTATTCGAATCTAATAGTTTTATAGTAAAGGTATTACCATTTGTAATCGTTAAAGTTAGTTGGTCACCATTTTTAACGTAAGTACCCTCACCAGATTCTTCAGTTGCTGGATTGGTTCCTGATGCTGGATTATAAAGATAATACTCCATAGTATTATCAGCAAAAAATTCATATTGATTAATTAATCCTGTTTGTTTAACTGGAACATCTTTTTCGTCAATCATTGTTTCTCCATCAATAATCATTTTCATGTCAACTTTTTCAAGATCCCATTTCCCTAATAATTCGTTTTGAGGTTGTGGTTGAACTTGATTGTCAGAAGAGTTATCGTCACTTGAACATGAAGTTAAAGTTGTCAGACCTAATGTTAATGCTAGAAGAATTGATTTTAAATTTTTCATAAATGTATTTTAAATTTTTTCAAAAATAACATAAATAACTATTAATTCAAACTTTTTGAAAAAATGAGTGGTCAATAACTGAATGTATTATTAACTAATAGATTAATTCTTAAACAATAAATTAGATAAAAGTATCTTTTTTATAATGGCAAATATATTAACTGAATATAGCGATAGGGTTCGTTATACGCTGCATAACAATACTTACGGAACAATACAAATAACTGATCCGATAGGTTGGGATGAGGACGAAAAAGAATTCTCACGAAATAAAACCTATCACGGGATTTTTACCACACTTTCAAATAGCTTAAAGTTTACTAAAGATGCGAAAGATTTTATAAAGCTAGTTTATGATACTTTAGGAATCAATGCAGATTTACGTTTGGTTAAAGAAACAAAAAATTCAATTACAGATATTTGGGAGCAATCCTATAACGGTTATCTTGATTTATCAACTTTTGAATTAGAAAATAACCAAGTTTCGTGCAAGTTTAATTCTGGTGGATTAGAAAGTATTTTGAAAACTCGAGAAGGAAATGAGGTTGAAATTGATCGCATCGATACGATTGACGAGAAACCAATCGATGCATTGCAAACAGTTGAGTTAGAACTTGCAGGAAGACGAATTTTTCTTGAATCAAAATGGGAAGTTGATTCAATGAATTACTACCAAGAATTAAAGGTCGAAAGTAAGGATGGTAATACAAGAAGTATTTCTGATTCTATTCCTTTAAAATTAATTAAGCAATCTCATGAGGAAGCAGAAAATACATACACTGGGCAAACAGGAGGTGTTTCTAA comes from Flavobacterium sp. I3-2 and encodes:
- a CDS encoding phage portal protein, with protein sequence MDLLELIKKDIQKAIGFIETNQMYRNDSLSWEELNNEFNKNERNLRPSQVGNIQKDKIVGTGEKAKNVTAIRLSIPFAKKIVNTAVAFELGEPITLISDDKNELFEAVKQTWKLNRLDNKLQEALKKKKSELESCLIFHIEDIPSDKGWITKLFKTEKKRIKSTLKTNKEGKMYPIMNQFGNMIQFVWRFKTKINNNEVDNIWIYTDKERIVINNSINNVYSQIESKPHGFDRIPVVYLQQDVPEWEDVKTIIDRFEVALSKLGGSNDYAGYPLLKLYGELVNMPDRNDDGKTLRFPMKEVDDTSGKTIHGDAEFLTANNAAESVKLELEKLYSLILAMSSTPDIAFDNLKGLGSMSGVALKLMFLDAIIKAKMNEGDNRTMIERCLNIIASGIKSTVSTKLSKQELLISVQFNSILPNDLKEAVEIATTAVQGGVMSKETAINYLDMVEDKKNEIQSITNQNKLDNKAGQ
- a CDS encoding major capsid protein yields the protein MEKSIFIHLKDWFGRIVGRLSVFTNGKLENEEQEYLHKRMLSEEHSADLKWGSSTYNGSIVKADIVAMDSELALKKQDSLSTASGDIPKQGMMFKLTEKQLSDIDTMIAKGFEMVNIVKKVFEQVKKSILGIHENNEYMFLQALSTGQTLLEDKDNVGLGIRVDFGFQDKRKHNASKPWSDPTAKVVDDINRVLKAAKSEGISYKVIMLDDTTLGYLRENEQVKNHFAFVKGIVAEGGVVPTLSEEQLMNFISLNFKLKVIIVDRTVISEKNGIRTILTPWESGIITFLQSEKVGRLVYGTLAEETRKNPSISYQKAGAYIMVKKWSENKPFSEWTSSEALCLPVIDNGAFISLLDTKIANVEDTQTEGDANFAYDGKNYTKASVVAAIKIVNPTSTVTVATKDSALATIINKFNEEQIAVFEANITLAT
- a CDS encoding phage tail tape measure protein, with the translated sequence MASGDGVITRKDIITDEALAFGKEYRKNVDEAIKANDELINQFKTLLKITTEYRKAQNTGDYREQKAKEQKVNQDILNLIKEMEQAERALERIKQEKLRTEKEMYKVAQENVRLSKMQNQAQRQNKTLTMEERVQRQLANKAEKEAVLSKMGLIGAYQKLNAQRTEAKKKLLDLIASEKASTSEIKKAQREFDVLDKKVRKADQAVGDFTKNVGNYKSAVDGIGNLTRQLAGAFGWAGAIAGAAMLMKSFKDVIFDFDDGLLNVSKTTGIADEELKNLGVNIRLLSQELKVVPINKLLEYATVAGQLGVKGSNNIMMFTESLAKLETASNITGEEGGAEIARMLTLIDGGVQNVKDFGDEIVHLGNNFAATEKEILSNATSIAQNVSVYKTGRQEVLAFGTATKAVGIESELAGSKIGKAMKFLEASIRTGENISAVMQLTGMSVDELKVKFKEDSGGVLFKFIEGLNGIDKAGGSVIGTLNELGIKEERQERVLSSLATGGFETLKRAMYDVKDAAGAMTEEFETASSKLKNEVSKMEVAWDNFILAINTSDNSIGNFTRIFLNSITSMIEGITRLSDSWSAIWEQSYQKSYDFAQESAKLNYTDFDKFSNQRRKAMLDRQKFAKDEQNILKSILKDEQKLEELNKRNWASKTLDAGMAVDAVSLRIEESKKSLADVKGRIDTIDKMFADFKNRKKNNNKETTITGLTPEETEAERKKRETAEKKAQKEAEKREDERLKKLKESYEAEIDLKVWKADSLAEIYKAESINEKSTQDERYNALIASHKAEEESLKLNVEKQLTLSRSFQKGKEAFVKDDLNYLMSRKEVLEGVNTLTNEELLILEKFYAAQEKLRKNNQKGLEDNAEFEAKIIAANTAAIISGNDINRLKELTKVEEDFKKLSFKNNEERVKANEKRERDILEINRKYDKINTEDQIKQMIQTLEILGIENEKTIELKKKLADLQNQLVKNENDNTNDDELEKIKKQKEAIEKLRESLSEFSNGFAETMGMNGKVVEDFIMVAFDSFQSLEDKIKATFMFMKEFTNSIFQQRIDEIQYEIDLTQEKHDKELENFTGTEYQKEALRVKQDAEIQKLEEKKRKERTKQANAEKAFNIAQAVWNTAAAIMQAYAQLGPIGGTIAAVLVGTLGAVQINQIKNQPIPKYKTGRKGGKEEIAIVGDGGVHEVIEHKDGSVELTPKRDTLVKLLEGDTVHASLDLYRKSRRNKINNDIYKDKLTFDSYHSLVANDYSSLEKEIIVLQEILKRKNMSPVVNVPKVDFAHQLWLEKQKNW
- a CDS encoding lipocalin family protein, with amino-acid sequence MKNLKSILLALTLGLTTLTSCSSDDNSSDNQVQPQPQNELLGKWDLEKVDMKMIIDGETMIDEKDVPVKQTGLINQYEFFADNTMEYYLYNPASGTNPATEESGEGTYVKNGDQLTLTITNGNTFTIKLLDSNNLHLNISQEEIEEGVNYSMDMTQKFVKMK